The Bacteroidota bacterium genome includes a window with the following:
- the polA gene encoding DNA polymerase I — protein MKKKLFLLDAFALIYRSYFAFANNPRINSKGVNTSAVFGFTNTILELLKKENPTHIAVVFDTAEPTHRHIEFEDYKAHREEMPEDLAASLPYIFELLEAFNIAVLKSDGFEADDVIGTLAKKAEKKGFVTYMMTPDKDFGQLVSDNIFIYKPGYKGGPPEKLGVKEICDKYGIKSPLQVIDILGLMGDAVDNIPGIKGVGEKTAMSLIQEFGSVENVLENTDKIKGKMREKVEAGKENAVLSKRLATILIDAPVPLDEEHLRAKEIDREKVKTLFAEMEFRRLAQQVLGEELPAATNGKQETADDSSNENSGPSKKTKPGQMDIFGHTGKTEEETSSDAEEKVLKNIENTPHEYELTDTEAKRKKLIHELNSKKNFCFDTETTGLDTLSAELVGMSFSWKDHHGFYIPFTGDKKETQKIVDEFKPLFSDEKIIKTGQNIKYDMSVLKNYGVEIKGVLFDTMIAHYLIQPEMRHGMDVLAETYLSYSPVSIETLIGKKGKSQISMRDVPIEKIKEYAAEDADITWQLAEYFSPKLKELNAQKLFEEIEMPLVPVLSAMEREGIALDAAFLKKLSGHLEKDIEKIEKQIQQLAGTAFNISSPKQVGDILFEVLKVAEKPKKTKTGQYATGEDVLLKLVNKHAIVPAILDYRELVKLKNTYVDTLPEMVNPVSGRVHTSFNQVVAATGRLSSDNPNLQNIPVRTERGKEIRKAFIARNKDHLLLSADYSQIELRIVASISGDKNMCEAFREGKDIHTATAAHVYGISEKEVTKEMRYKAKSVNFGIIYGQGAFGLAENLGIPRAEAKELIENYFREYSGIKKYMDDTVNFAREYGYVQTIRGRRRYLRDISSANAVVRGFAERNAINAPIQGSAADMIKLAMINVHRELTAQKFKTKLLLQVHDELVFDVPQKEVEKVKPVIESAMLNALPLNVPIEVGIGTGVNWLDAH, from the coding sequence ATGAAAAAGAAATTATTTCTTCTCGACGCATTCGCTCTCATCTATCGCTCTTATTTTGCTTTTGCCAATAATCCACGTATCAATTCGAAAGGTGTTAACACTTCCGCCGTATTCGGATTCACGAATACTATTCTTGAATTGCTCAAAAAAGAAAATCCTACGCACATCGCTGTTGTATTCGATACCGCCGAACCCACGCACCGCCATATCGAATTTGAAGATTACAAAGCACATCGTGAAGAAATGCCGGAAGATCTTGCTGCTTCCCTTCCTTACATTTTCGAATTGCTGGAAGCTTTCAATATCGCTGTTCTGAAATCAGATGGATTTGAAGCGGATGATGTGATAGGCACACTCGCCAAGAAAGCAGAGAAAAAAGGATTCGTCACTTACATGATGACGCCCGATAAAGATTTCGGACAACTCGTCTCCGATAATATTTTCATTTACAAACCCGGTTACAAAGGCGGCCCTCCTGAAAAACTCGGCGTAAAAGAGATCTGTGATAAATACGGAATTAAATCGCCGCTGCAGGTTATTGATATTCTCGGTTTGATGGGCGATGCTGTCGATAATATTCCGGGCATAAAAGGTGTCGGAGAAAAAACGGCCATGTCACTCATACAGGAATTCGGCAGCGTAGAAAATGTGCTGGAGAATACCGACAAGATCAAAGGAAAAATGCGCGAAAAAGTGGAGGCCGGAAAAGAGAATGCAGTATTATCAAAACGGCTTGCAACTATTCTCATTGACGCTCCTGTTCCATTGGATGAAGAACATTTGCGCGCAAAAGAGATCGATCGCGAAAAAGTAAAAACTCTTTTTGCAGAAATGGAATTCCGCCGTCTTGCTCAACAGGTGCTTGGAGAAGAACTTCCTGCTGCTACCAATGGAAAACAGGAAACAGCAGACGATTCTTCCAATGAGAATTCAGGCCCGTCGAAAAAAACAAAACCGGGGCAGATGGATATTTTCGGCCATACCGGGAAAACAGAAGAAGAAACTTCCTCCGATGCGGAAGAAAAAGTGCTGAAGAATATTGAGAACACCCCTCACGAATATGAACTGACCGATACCGAAGCAAAAAGAAAAAAACTTATTCATGAACTGAATTCAAAAAAGAATTTCTGCTTCGATACGGAAACCACCGGGCTTGATACACTTTCGGCAGAACTCGTAGGCATGTCCTTCAGCTGGAAGGATCATCACGGATTTTACATTCCGTTCACCGGCGATAAAAAAGAAACGCAGAAGATCGTAGATGAATTCAAACCGCTTTTCTCGGATGAAAAAATTATCAAAACGGGACAGAATATAAAATACGATATGAGCGTGCTGAAAAATTATGGCGTGGAAATAAAAGGTGTGTTGTTCGATACGATGATCGCGCATTATCTCATTCAGCCCGAAATGCGTCACGGGATGGACGTGCTCGCCGAAACTTATCTCTCTTATTCTCCTGTAAGTATTGAAACGCTCATTGGTAAAAAAGGGAAAAGCCAGATTTCCATGCGCGATGTTCCGATTGAAAAAATAAAAGAATATGCAGCAGAAGATGCCGACATTACCTGGCAACTCGCAGAATATTTTTCTCCGAAACTGAAAGAACTCAATGCACAGAAATTATTCGAAGAAATAGAAATGCCATTGGTGCCTGTACTTTCCGCAATGGAAAGAGAAGGAATTGCACTGGACGCTGCATTCCTGAAAAAACTTTCAGGCCATCTGGAAAAAGATATTGAGAAGATCGAAAAACAAATACAACAACTCGCAGGCACTGCATTCAATATTTCTTCGCCGAAGCAAGTGGGAGATATTTTATTCGAAGTTTTAAAAGTTGCAGAGAAACCGAAAAAAACAAAAACGGGACAGTATGCAACCGGTGAAGATGTATTGCTGAAACTCGTGAACAAACACGCGATCGTTCCTGCTATTCTCGATTATCGCGAACTCGTGAAACTGAAAAATACGTACGTCGATACGCTGCCGGAAATGGTGAATCCTGTTTCGGGAAGAGTACACACTTCCTTCAACCAAGTGGTCGCTGCAACCGGAAGACTGAGTTCAGATAATCCGAATCTCCAGAATATTCCTGTCCGCACCGAACGCGGAAAAGAAATACGGAAAGCTTTTATTGCGCGCAATAAAGATCACCTGTTGCTCAGCGCCGATTATTCCCAGATAGAATTGCGCATTGTTGCTTCTATCAGCGGCGATAAAAATATGTGCGAAGCATTCCGCGAAGGAAAAGATATTCACACGGCTACTGCGGCGCACGTGTACGGCATCAGCGAAAAAGAAGTGACGAAAGAAATGCGTTACAAAGCGAAGAGCGTGAACTTCGGAATCATTTACGGACAAGGCGCATTCGGCCTCGCAGAAAATCTCGGAATTCCAAGAGCAGAAGCAAAAGAACTCATTGAAAATTATTTTCGGGAATATTCCGGAATAAAAAAATACATGGACGACACGGTGAACTTTGCGCGCGAGTACGGGTACGTGCAAACTATACGCGGGCGCCGGCGCTACCTGCGCGATATTTCTTCGGCGAATGCCGTGGTGCGCGGATTCGCAGAACGCAACGCCATCAATGCGCCGATACAGGGATCAGCAGCAGATATGATCAAACTGGCAATGATCAATGTGCACCGTGAATTGACCGCGCAGAAATTCAAAACGAAATTACTTTTACAGGTTCATGATGAACTGGTATTTGACGTTCCGCAAAAAGAAGTGGAGAAAGTAAAACCGGTCATTGAATCGGCGATGCTGAATGCATTGCCGCTGAATGTTCCCATCGAAGTGGGAATAGGCACAGGTGTGAATTGGCTGGACGCACACTGA
- a CDS encoding T9SS type A sorting domain-containing protein, with the protein MTRKITTVSAAFLFGAFTLSAQDDSYLHCGTDQQMAKVFAEHPELKSDFDRSQQDAENHDRSEFQNGYPEAHLATTLYIIPIVFHIIHMYGSENISDAQVIDEVNILNRDYRKLNADTAAIVNGFGAIASDVNVEFRLANIDPNGNCTNGIDRVYSSLTNNADDNSKLNDWPRNKYLNVWVVKSIGTTGVAGYAYLPGTAPSSSTDGVLILSSYIGSIGTGNTSTSRALTHEIGHFLNLQHVWGNTNNPGVACGNDGVTDTPVTKGYTSCPLTNNEICNATIHENVQNYMEYSYCSVMFTAGQVSRMRSALTSGTGQRNSLWTAANMVATGALNSPQNVCTPKADFLPYNTTMVCAGGSITFTDISWNGHPTGWLWSFPGGTPSTSTDSIPIVQYNTPGVYSVTLTATNATGSNTVTRTNLIYVSSTTAQYNQWNYFEGWETSSTFTNDWVVINPTGSGWTRVTTAAYNGSASAKLSNSASSAGSVDELVSPSVDFSAITGGPSLTFRLAFAQRTSTDLDKLRILVSTNCGQTWSQRYLKSGTTLSTVSPTGVSFTPTSSAQWRLVTVSVSNVATNSDVRIKFEFTSDGGNNIYIDDINIQGTTGIFSPEAGIENFAIYPNPAGDNTNISFGAEKTMNASITIMDVTGRIVKNVYDGQLASGEHQFPVSTAELDAGIYFVQLTTSEGKSITQKMIVN; encoded by the coding sequence ATGACCAGGAAAATTACCACAGTATCTGCTGCGTTTCTTTTCGGCGCATTCACGCTCAGTGCCCAGGACGACAGCTATCTTCATTGCGGAACCGATCAGCAGATGGCGAAAGTTTTTGCTGAACACCCGGAATTGAAATCCGATTTCGATCGCAGCCAGCAGGACGCAGAGAACCACGACCGCAGCGAATTTCAGAATGGTTACCCGGAAGCGCACCTGGCGACTACGCTTTACATTATTCCCATTGTATTTCACATCATTCACATGTACGGTTCTGAAAATATTTCTGATGCACAGGTGATCGATGAAGTGAATATTCTCAATCGCGATTACCGCAAACTGAATGCAGATACTGCCGCTATCGTAAATGGTTTCGGCGCCATCGCTTCTGATGTGAATGTAGAATTCCGTCTTGCAAATATTGATCCGAATGGAAATTGTACGAACGGAATTGACCGCGTTTATTCTTCGCTCACCAATAATGCAGATGATAATTCCAAATTGAATGACTGGCCAAGAAATAAATATCTCAATGTGTGGGTGGTAAAATCCATTGGTACAACAGGTGTAGCCGGCTATGCTTATTTGCCGGGAACAGCGCCTTCTTCAAGTACAGATGGAGTTCTCATTCTTTCGAGTTACATCGGAAGCATCGGAACCGGAAATACATCTACCTCGCGCGCGCTCACTCACGAGATCGGACATTTTCTCAATCTTCAGCATGTGTGGGGAAATACCAATAATCCGGGAGTGGCTTGCGGAAATGATGGTGTTACAGACACGCCGGTTACCAAAGGATATACTTCCTGCCCGCTTACGAATAATGAGATCTGCAATGCCACCATTCATGAGAATGTGCAGAACTACATGGAGTATTCTTATTGCTCCGTCATGTTCACTGCCGGGCAGGTTTCGCGCATGCGCAGCGCCCTCACGAGCGGAACAGGACAAAGAAATAGTTTGTGGACCGCAGCGAATATGGTAGCGACAGGCGCGCTGAATTCTCCGCAGAATGTGTGCACACCTAAAGCAGATTTTCTTCCTTACAATACAACAATGGTGTGTGCCGGAGGAAGCATTACGTTCACTGACATTTCCTGGAATGGTCATCCTACCGGTTGGCTCTGGAGTTTTCCCGGAGGAACGCCTTCCACTTCCACCGATTCTATTCCTATCGTGCAATACAACACGCCTGGAGTTTACAGCGTAACGCTTACAGCAACCAATGCTACCGGATCGAATACAGTTACCAGAACAAATCTCATTTATGTTTCTTCGACCACTGCGCAATACAATCAATGGAATTATTTTGAAGGATGGGAAACCAGCAGCACTTTCACGAATGACTGGGTCGTTATTAATCCCACCGGTAGCGGATGGACAAGAGTGACTACAGCCGCATACAATGGTTCTGCTTCTGCGAAACTTTCCAATTCTGCTTCAAGTGCGGGATCGGTTGATGAATTAGTGAGTCCATCAGTTGATTTTTCTGCAATCACCGGCGGGCCTTCACTCACTTTCCGTCTCGCATTTGCGCAGCGCACTTCTACTGATCTCGATAAATTGCGCATACTCGTGTCAACGAATTGCGGGCAAACCTGGTCACAGCGTTATTTGAAATCAGGAACTACACTTTCTACTGTTTCTCCTACCGGCGTTTCATTTACACCCACTTCATCTGCACAATGGCGGCTTGTAACAGTAAGTGTTTCCAATGTGGCAACTAATTCTGACGTCAGAATTAAATTTGAATTCACGAGCGACGGCGGAAATAATATTTATATCGACGACATCAACATACAAGGCACCACCGGAATATTTTCTCCGGAAGCCGGCATAGAAAATTTTGCGATCTATCCGAATCCTGCAGGCGACAACACCAACATCAGTTTCGGAGCGGAAAAAACAATGAATGCTTCCATCACCATTATGGATGTGACCGGAAGAATTGTGAAAAATGTTTATGACGGACAACTTGCTTCCGGCGAACACCAGTTCCCGGTAAGCACAGCCGAACTCGACGCAGGAATTTATTTTGTACAACTCACAACCAGCGAAGGAAAAAGCATCACGCAGAAAATGATCGTGAACTGA
- a CDS encoding SDR family NAD(P)-dependent oxidoreductase, whose product MNHYFITGTSRGIGKAIAEKLLKREDNFVTGIARTCAITHSRYEHYALDLSNEKEISEWKFPLLFHAKKIALINNAGIVGQVKYSGRMDADAIRRAYVVNLVAPTIFTNAFLKTYHDHTAKKIIINISSGAGKNPIDGWSVYCATKAGLDMYTRVVADEIRLSGNVNTHIFAVAPGVVNTAMQDDIRTVNISEFSQVQRFIEYKKSDSLADPLLIAEKYCAILDVPEKFTETLFSVKDIRA is encoded by the coding sequence ATGAATCACTACTTCATCACCGGAACTTCCCGTGGCATTGGAAAAGCCATTGCGGAAAAATTATTGAAGCGTGAAGATAATTTTGTGACCGGCATTGCACGCACGTGCGCGATCACGCATTCGCGTTATGAGCATTACGCGCTCGACCTTTCCAATGAAAAAGAAATAAGCGAATGGAAATTTCCATTGCTGTTTCACGCAAAAAAAATCGCGCTCATCAACAACGCAGGAATTGTGGGACAAGTGAAATATTCCGGCAGGATGGATGCCGATGCTATTCGACGGGCTTATGTTGTGAATCTTGTTGCACCCACAATTTTTACGAACGCATTCCTGAAAACGTATCACGATCACACGGCAAAAAAAATCATCATCAATATCAGTTCCGGCGCCGGTAAAAATCCCATTGACGGATGGAGCGTTTATTGTGCAACGAAAGCCGGGCTCGACATGTACACACGCGTAGTGGCAGACGAGATCCGGTTAAGCGGGAATGTGAACACGCATATTTTCGCTGTAGCGCCGGGTGTGGTGAATACCGCAATGCAGGACGATATACGCACGGTAAATATTTCCGAATTCAGCCAGGTGCAGCGTTTTATCGAGTATAAAAAATCGGATTCACTCGCCGATCCGCTATTGATTGCGGAAAAATATTGTGCTATCTTAGATGTCCCTGAAAAATTCACAGAAACATTATTTTCAGTGAAAGATATCAGGGCATAA
- a CDS encoding cystathionine gamma-synthase: MKDASGLRFATKAIHAGQEPDPSTGAIMTPIYQTSTYVQESPGKNKGYGYARGKNPTRVALEKCIAALEGGEYGLCFSSGMGSMDAVIKLLRPGDEVITGDDLYGGSYRMFTKIFAHYGIKFNFINMSDAANVKKQVNKNTKLIWLETPTNPTMQIIDIEACAKIAKENKILLAVDNTFASPYLQNPLALGADIVMHSVTKYLGGHSDVVMGALVMNDKKLYDELYFILNSCGANPGPMDSFLVLRGIKTLHVRMDRHCANGKKIAEYLKTHPRIEKIYWPGFPDHPNHNTAKKQMKDFGGMISIVLKGANLDETFRIASSFKVFSLAESLGGVESLVNHPATMTHASIPKEERERVGVVDNLLRLSVGIEDVNDLLDDLKQALG; this comes from the coding sequence ATGAAAGACGCCTCCGGATTACGCTTCGCCACCAAAGCCATTCACGCCGGACAGGAGCCCGACCCTTCTACCGGTGCGATCATGACGCCCATTTACCAGACTTCTACTTACGTCCAGGAATCCCCCGGAAAAAATAAAGGTTACGGTTACGCGCGCGGAAAAAATCCAACACGTGTTGCTCTCGAAAAATGTATTGCTGCACTCGAAGGAGGGGAATATGGTTTGTGTTTCTCCAGCGGAATGGGATCAATGGATGCGGTGATAAAATTATTGCGCCCCGGTGATGAAGTAATTACCGGCGATGATCTTTACGGGGGAAGTTACCGCATGTTCACGAAAATTTTTGCGCACTACGGAATAAAATTTAATTTCATTAATATGAGTGACGCAGCGAATGTGAAAAAGCAGGTGAATAAGAATACAAAACTCATCTGGCTCGAAACGCCTACGAATCCCACGATGCAGATCATCGACATTGAAGCGTGTGCGAAAATTGCGAAGGAAAATAAAATTCTGCTCGCGGTCGATAATACTTTTGCATCACCGTATCTGCAGAATCCATTGGCACTCGGTGCAGACATTGTGATGCATTCGGTTACAAAATATCTCGGCGGGCATAGCGATGTAGTGATGGGCGCACTTGTGATGAATGACAAAAAACTCTATGATGAACTTTATTTCATTCTCAATTCATGCGGCGCAAATCCCGGCCCTATGGATTCATTTCTTGTTTTGCGCGGAATAAAAACGCTGCACGTGCGCATGGACCGGCATTGTGCCAATGGGAAAAAGATCGCTGAGTATTTGAAAACGCATCCGCGGATAGAAAAAATTTACTGGCCCGGATTTCCTGATCACCCGAATCACAACACAGCAAAAAAACAAATGAAAGATTTCGGCGGAATGATCTCCATCGTTTTGAAAGGTGCGAATCTCGATGAAACTTTCCGTATTGCATCATCATTCAAAGTTTTTTCATTGGCAGAATCACTGGGTGGTGTGGAATCATTGGTGAATCATCCGGCGACCATGACGCACGCTTCCATTCCGAAAGAAGAGCGCGAAAGAGTGGGAGTGGTGGATAATCTTCTTCGGCTCAGTGTTGGAATTGAAGATGTGAATGATCTGCTGGATGATCTGAAGCAGGCGCTTGGGTAA
- a CDS encoding tetratricopeptide repeat protein, whose translation MRTLLASDRTDTLKIRHLVEESGEFMNIGGYDSAILKSNLSLELSLKNNFSSGIISSYGNIGLVYYNQGDFPKALDFFYKELKKSEEWMHSREIGVAYHHLGVAYAGQSNNVKALEYYFKALQIYEQIGNESGKTRILGNIGLIYLSENKFDEALDFSNRALSSFELQKDEHGIARQLFNIGIIYKMKSDDAKAFEYYFKALALARKLDYVNVTAGIYLSISSLYRSEGKTKEAISYIDSALVIQTRLHIVTGLRDAYYARALADSTLRNFPGAFEDYKLFKQWSDSASNQESSNLIARREMNYELEKAESGRKAEETKKKLLDDEKDRKQKLIDRSIIIGLIFMLVFAAFIFRSLRVSRKQNRIIKSQKNEVEDHQKRIIDSITYAKRLQEAILPSADLFKKHFSDHFIFHRPKDIVAGDFYWLEEMDDHIFLAVADCTGHGVPGAMVSVVCNNALNRTIKEFGLKDPGKILDKVNELVVETFRKSSEEVRDGMDISLLVMNVKNKKNISWAGANNPLWIVRRKKLLSIPANKQPIGHQDNRNQFTTQTLMPEKEDCIYFFSDGFADQFGGSEKNDADKINESEFGMGKKYKYKRLSEKLCGISDLGMNEQKNKLEKELDDWQGGLEQVDDICIVGIRI comes from the coding sequence TTGAGAACGCTACTTGCTTCCGATCGCACGGACACATTGAAGATCCGCCACCTCGTTGAAGAATCAGGCGAATTCATGAACATCGGGGGATATGATTCGGCCATTCTCAAGAGTAATCTCTCACTGGAATTATCACTGAAAAATAATTTCAGTTCCGGCATCATTTCTTCCTATGGAAACATAGGGCTGGTGTATTACAACCAGGGAGATTTTCCGAAGGCGCTTGATTTTTTTTACAAGGAGTTGAAGAAAAGTGAAGAGTGGATGCACAGCCGCGAGATCGGCGTCGCTTATCATCATCTCGGTGTGGCTTATGCAGGACAATCGAACAATGTGAAAGCGCTCGAATATTATTTCAAAGCGCTGCAGATTTATGAGCAGATCGGGAATGAGAGCGGGAAAACGAGGATTCTCGGAAATATCGGGTTGATCTATTTATCGGAAAACAAATTCGACGAGGCGCTCGATTTTTCCAATCGCGCCCTTAGCTCTTTCGAACTACAGAAAGATGAGCACGGAATAGCAAGACAACTTTTCAATATTGGAATTATTTACAAAATGAAATCAGATGATGCGAAAGCATTCGAATATTATTTCAAAGCCCTTGCACTCGCGCGTAAACTGGATTATGTGAATGTGACGGCAGGAATATATCTCAGCATTTCCAGTCTCTACCGGTCGGAGGGAAAAACAAAAGAAGCGATCTCTTACATCGACAGCGCGCTCGTGATACAGACGCGCCTGCACATTGTAACGGGCCTGCGCGATGCGTATTATGCGCGCGCGCTCGCTGACAGCACGCTCAGGAATTTTCCCGGTGCATTTGAAGATTACAAATTATTCAAGCAATGGAGTGACAGTGCATCCAACCAGGAATCCTCCAACCTGATCGCGCGCCGCGAGATGAATTACGAATTGGAAAAAGCAGAATCGGGGAGAAAAGCAGAGGAAACAAAAAAGAAACTGCTGGATGATGAAAAGGACCGCAAACAAAAACTGATTGATCGTTCCATTATCATCGGACTTATTTTCATGCTCGTCTTCGCCGCATTTATTTTCCGTTCACTCCGCGTTTCAAGAAAACAAAACCGGATCATTAAATCGCAGAAGAATGAAGTGGAAGATCACCAGAAGCGGATCATTGACAGTATCACGTATGCAAAAAGATTACAGGAAGCCATTCTTCCATCGGCAGATCTTTTCAAAAAACATTTCAGCGATCATTTTATTTTTCACCGTCCGAAAGATATTGTTGCAGGAGATTTTTACTGGCTGGAAGAAATGGACGATCACATTTTTCTCGCGGTGGCCGATTGCACGGGCCACGGAGTTCCTGGCGCAATGGTATCGGTAGTGTGCAATAATGCGCTCAACAGAACCATCAAAGAATTCGGCTTGAAAGATCCTGGTAAGATCCTGGATAAAGTGAATGAACTTGTTGTCGAAACTTTCCGGAAGAGCAGCGAGGAAGTCCGCGATGGAATGGATATTTCATTGCTGGTGATGAACGTAAAAAATAAAAAAAATATTTCCTGGGCGGGCGCCAATAATCCATTGTGGATCGTTCGCAGGAAAAAACTGCTGAGCATTCCTGCCAACAAACAGCCGATTGGCCACCAGGATAACCGCAATCAATTCACGACACAAACCCTGATGCCTGAGAAAGAAGATTGCATCTACTTTTTTTCAGATGGCTTTGCCGACCAGTTCGGAGGATCTGAAAAAAATGATGCCGATAAAATAAATGAAAGCGAATTCGGGATGGGGAAAAAATATAAATACAAACGACTCAGTGAAAAATTGTGCGGGATAAGTGACCTCGGAATGAATGAACAAAAAAACAAACTCGAAAAAGAACTGGATGACTGGCAAGGCGGCCTCGAACAGGTTGATGACATCTGCATTGTCGGAATCCGCATCTGA
- a CDS encoding arsenate reductase — protein MNCFYYLSSCSTCARIIKETAIDKKKIPLQDIKSEKISPEQLDEIAKLAGSYEALFSRVALKYKTLDPKPTTEKEYRKLILEEYTFLKRPVVILGKKIFIGNSKKNVTALAAAVK, from the coding sequence ATGAACTGTTTTTACTACCTCTCCTCCTGCTCCACCTGCGCACGCATCATCAAAGAAACTGCGATCGACAAAAAGAAAATTCCATTGCAGGATATCAAGTCAGAAAAAATTTCTCCGGAACAACTCGATGAGATTGCAAAACTTGCCGGTAGTTATGAAGCGTTGTTCAGCCGCGTTGCATTGAAATATAAAACGCTCGATCCGAAACCGACGACGGAAAAAGAATACCGGAAATTAATTCTTGAAGAATATACTTTTCTGAAACGCCCGGTGGTGATCCTCGGAAAGAAAATTTTCATTGGCAATTCGAAGAAGAATGTGACGGCGCTAGCTGCTGCAGTAAAATAA
- a CDS encoding peptidylprolyl isomerase, translated as MKKFPLVLLFISLSATACFSQTAFTGKPQYQIITKKAGNYLGTIDVELFPAIAPLAVNNFDSLVSTQFYDSTAFHRVIPGFMIQGGDPNSRHGPRSTWGYGDSTQPNVPAEFSAAKHVRGILSAARDTGINSANSQFFICVAAAPWLNGQYSIYGRVISGMDVVDTIVMQPRDSVDDPLVKIEMFITYIGSNDTLATVPVLTQPLNNSFSAVTNRVLKWNAQSDGIIYHVQISTDSTFATTYRNVDVGTNQYTVTGLISGSRYYWRVKSNNGGDTSAYSPIWNFLISGTGIESYTTTDPVSVTPNPGNGQFLFSGMENKNTIEVFDVTGKSILKTSTENSSCEIDLRSQPAGIYFYRIADGNKIIQQGKLVKQ; from the coding sequence ATGAAAAAGTTTCCCCTGGTCCTGCTTTTTATTTCCTTAAGCGCCACTGCGTGCTTTTCACAAACAGCATTCACCGGTAAACCGCAATACCAGATCATCACCAAAAAAGCAGGGAACTATCTCGGAACAATTGATGTGGAATTATTTCCGGCTATAGCGCCGCTTGCTGTAAATAATTTCGACAGTCTCGTAAGTACACAATTTTACGACAGCACAGCATTTCACAGAGTGATCCCCGGTTTCATGATACAGGGAGGAGATCCTAATTCGAGACACGGCCCGCGTTCAACATGGGGATACGGAGATTCTACTCAACCGAATGTTCCGGCAGAATTTTCAGCAGCAAAACATGTAAGAGGAATTCTTTCTGCTGCGCGCGATACAGGGATCAACAGCGCCAACTCACAATTTTTTATTTGTGTAGCTGCAGCGCCGTGGCTCAATGGCCAATATTCTATTTACGGCCGCGTTATTTCAGGAATGGATGTCGTGGATACCATCGTCATGCAACCAAGAGATTCGGTGGATGATCCGCTGGTGAAAATAGAAATGTTCATCACGTACATTGGCTCGAATGATACGTTAGCCACTGTTCCTGTTCTCACGCAGCCGCTGAATAATTCTTTCAGTGCAGTAACAAACAGAGTTTTGAAATGGAATGCACAGAGTGATGGAATTATTTATCACGTCCAGATTTCTACAGATTCAACTTTCGCAACAACTTATCGCAATGTAGATGTGGGAACCAATCAATACACGGTGACAGGGCTTATTTCGGGAAGCAGGTATTACTGGAGAGTGAAAAGTAATAACGGCGGTGATACAAGCGCCTATTCACCGATATGGAATTTTCTTATTTCGGGAACGGGAATTGAATCTTACACAACAACTGATCCGGTATCGGTGACACCGAATCCGGGTAACGGACAGTTTTTATTTTCAGGAATGGAAAATAAGAACACGATAGAAGTTTTTGATGTGACAGGAAAAAGTATTCTGAAAACATCCACTGAAAATTCTTCCTGCGAAATTGATCTTCGCAGTCAGCCGGCAGGAATTTATTTTTATCGCATTGCAGATGGGAATAAAATAATACAGCAGGGAAAACTCGTTAAGCAATAG